One region of Anoplopoma fimbria isolate UVic2021 breed Golden Eagle Sablefish chromosome 10, Afim_UVic_2022, whole genome shotgun sequence genomic DNA includes:
- the LOC129097581 gene encoding uncharacterized protein LOC129097581 isoform X1, protein MNCEMDLPVEATVRLDVFSDQAQAKEILQLHGFALMYLSSDQVRVKGSFLKLKSVKTHLELLLRPQTQTVVPKASSGAISKRHAGNSSVSDGNRGRDKPPRASPSSPNASSSWASSPDKHPSSPEHNASFSPPPDQRGSFGPERESFVVDVEVLMYAEQLRQKDIKGILVSHDVNMDVCDVGESCDITLQGKSARVAAGKLQSLMNELSKSLRTQEVPLKDMGREGHDLLKRINKERNVSHSVVVRQMNDKLLLIGPSAASYELKQRLLGRPSERNPKRRSRNTDRDSGTIASQSPVVAAGYSSSTYQGDYLENSACFVQGGAVRERSRSESRENTRAEGANMQKMKIKRPSPKSTKNFFMQLGKKFKFWRK, encoded by the exons ATGAACTGTGAA ATGGATTTACCAGTGGAGGCAACGGTGCGTTTGGACGTTTTCTCCGATCAGGCACAGGCGAAAGAAATCCTCCAGTTGCATGGCTTTGCGTTGATGTATCTGAGTAGCGATCAGGTGAGAGTGAAGGGGTCCTTTTTGAAACTCAAGTCCGTGAAGACCCATTTGGAGCTGCTTCTTCGCCCACAAACCCAGACTGTGGTCCCTAAAGCTTCCTCTGGAGCCATTTCCAAACGCCACGCCGGCAACAGCTCAGTGTCAGATGGTAACAGAGGCCGAGACAAGCCTCCGCGTGCCTCTCCGTCTTCACCCAACGCCTCCTCGTCTTGGGCATCTTCACCCGACAAACATCCATCCTCTCCAGAGCACAATGCTTCGTTTTCTCCACCACCAGACCAGCGTGGCTCCTTCGGGCCTGAAAGAGAGTCCTTTGTAGTCGATGTAGAGGTGTTGATGTACGCAGAGCAGCTCCGGCAAAAGGACATCAAAGGCATTCTGGTCAGCCATGATGTGAATATGGACGTGTGTGACGTCGGTGAAAGCTGTGACATCACTTTGCAGGGGAAGAGCGCGAGAGTAGCTGCTGGTAAACTGCAGAGCCTCATGAATGAACTCAGCAAATCACTGCGCACACAGGAAGTTCCACTGAAGGACATGGGTCGGGAAGGCCATGACCTTTTAAAGAGGATTAATAAAGAGAGAAACGTTTCCCATTCAGTGGTTGTACGGCAGATGAACGACAAGCTTCTCCTAATAGGACCGTCCGCTGCCAGCTATGAGTTAAAGCAGAGGCTGCTAGGGAGGCCGTCGGAGAGAAACCccaagaggaggagcaggaacaCCGACAGAGATAGCGGCACCATCGCCTCGCAGTCTCCTGTCGTGGCTGCAGGTTACTCGTCGTCGACGTACCAGGGCGATTATCTGGAAAattctgcttgttttgttcaaggCGGAGCTGTGAGGGAAAGAAGCCGGTCCGAGTCCCGTGAAAACACCCGGGCAGAAGGCGCTAATAtgcaaaagatgaaaataaaacgtCCGTCTCCTAAATCAACAAAGAACTTCTTCATGCAATTAGGAAAAAAGTTCAAATTTtggaggaaatga
- the LOC129097581 gene encoding uncharacterized protein LOC129097581 isoform X2 encodes MDLPVEATVRLDVFSDQAQAKEILQLHGFALMYLSSDQVRVKGSFLKLKSVKTHLELLLRPQTQTVVPKASSGAISKRHAGNSSVSDGNRGRDKPPRASPSSPNASSSWASSPDKHPSSPEHNASFSPPPDQRGSFGPERESFVVDVEVLMYAEQLRQKDIKGILVSHDVNMDVCDVGESCDITLQGKSARVAAGKLQSLMNELSKSLRTQEVPLKDMGREGHDLLKRINKERNVSHSVVVRQMNDKLLLIGPSAASYELKQRLLGRPSERNPKRRSRNTDRDSGTIASQSPVVAAGYSSSTYQGDYLENSACFVQGGAVRERSRSESRENTRAEGANMQKMKIKRPSPKSTKNFFMQLGKKFKFWRK; translated from the coding sequence ATGGATTTACCAGTGGAGGCAACGGTGCGTTTGGACGTTTTCTCCGATCAGGCACAGGCGAAAGAAATCCTCCAGTTGCATGGCTTTGCGTTGATGTATCTGAGTAGCGATCAGGTGAGAGTGAAGGGGTCCTTTTTGAAACTCAAGTCCGTGAAGACCCATTTGGAGCTGCTTCTTCGCCCACAAACCCAGACTGTGGTCCCTAAAGCTTCCTCTGGAGCCATTTCCAAACGCCACGCCGGCAACAGCTCAGTGTCAGATGGTAACAGAGGCCGAGACAAGCCTCCGCGTGCCTCTCCGTCTTCACCCAACGCCTCCTCGTCTTGGGCATCTTCACCCGACAAACATCCATCCTCTCCAGAGCACAATGCTTCGTTTTCTCCACCACCAGACCAGCGTGGCTCCTTCGGGCCTGAAAGAGAGTCCTTTGTAGTCGATGTAGAGGTGTTGATGTACGCAGAGCAGCTCCGGCAAAAGGACATCAAAGGCATTCTGGTCAGCCATGATGTGAATATGGACGTGTGTGACGTCGGTGAAAGCTGTGACATCACTTTGCAGGGGAAGAGCGCGAGAGTAGCTGCTGGTAAACTGCAGAGCCTCATGAATGAACTCAGCAAATCACTGCGCACACAGGAAGTTCCACTGAAGGACATGGGTCGGGAAGGCCATGACCTTTTAAAGAGGATTAATAAAGAGAGAAACGTTTCCCATTCAGTGGTTGTACGGCAGATGAACGACAAGCTTCTCCTAATAGGACCGTCCGCTGCCAGCTATGAGTTAAAGCAGAGGCTGCTAGGGAGGCCGTCGGAGAGAAACCccaagaggaggagcaggaacaCCGACAGAGATAGCGGCACCATCGCCTCGCAGTCTCCTGTCGTGGCTGCAGGTTACTCGTCGTCGACGTACCAGGGCGATTATCTGGAAAattctgcttgttttgttcaaggCGGAGCTGTGAGGGAAAGAAGCCGGTCCGAGTCCCGTGAAAACACCCGGGCAGAAGGCGCTAATAtgcaaaagatgaaaataaaacgtCCGTCTCCTAAATCAACAAAGAACTTCTTCATGCAATTAGGAAAAAAGTTCAAATTTtggaggaaatga